A segment of the Deinococcus radiopugnans ATCC 19172 genome:
CTCTGCGCCGCCTGGAGGCCGACGGCCTCGTCGCCCTGCGCTACAACCGTGGCGCTTTCGTCACCGAGCTGTCCGCCCGCGAGGTCCGCGAGCTGTACGAGATTCGTATTCCCCTGGAAACCCTGGCCCTTCGACTCGCCATGCCCCACTTCACTGGCAAGCAGCTTGAAAAGCTGGAGGGCATTTTGCTGGAGCTGGATACGGTCGTGGAGGGTTCAAGGTGGGCCGAGTTGGACCGTGGGTTCCACGTTGCCCTGTATGAACCGTGCCAACGGAGCCGACTGCTGGACCTGATCGGCAAGCTGCGGGCCAATACCGAGCTGTACCACAGCACCCTCACTGCCGTGGCCCACCAGTACCCCGAGTGCCAGGCCGACCACCGCGAGGTGCTGCGCCAGTGTGAACGCCGGGACGCTAAGGGCGCGACCCGCGCCCTTGAACACCACCTGTGGCAGGCAGGAGAGCGGGTTGCTCAAGCTATCGAGCAACGGACCCTCTAGCTCCTCATGCGGGGTGTAATCATATACGATATACGATAATCCAAATAGCTCAGGAGGTCGGGATGGAAACAAGAGCAGAGACAGTCATCATCGGCGGCGGCATCGCGGGGTGTTCCATCGCCTATCACCTGGCCGGGCGGGGGTACACCGACGTGCTCGTGCTCGACCGGGGCAAGATTTCTGCCCCGCTGGGTTCGACGGGGCACGCCCCGGGCTTGCTTGGGCGAAACTCCTCGTCTCCCACCATGTCGGCGCTGGCGAGTGCCACCGCACGCCTCTTCGCCCGGATTCCGCAGGACCAGCCCGCCCTGAGACCAGTGGGCAGTGTCGAGGTGGCCCGGGATCGGACCCGGATGGGGTTGCTGGCCCATAAGGTCGAGCGGGCTACGGACCACGGTCTTGCCGCGCGCCTGGTGTCGCCGCAAGAACTCGGGGAGCTGGTGCCCTACATGGACACCTCGAAGCTCGTGGGGGGCATCCACCTGCCCGACGACGGTGTGCTTGATGCCCGGCGCGCCCTGTGGGCCATGCGTGACGAGGCGGCGGCCAGGGGTGTCTCCTTCCTGGAGGAGACGCCCGTCCTCGCTTTCGAGACCGAGGGAGACCGGGTG
Coding sequences within it:
- a CDS encoding GntR family transcriptional regulator, which gives rise to MTLTELAQSRLGQRQNTPDLIVEVLREAIGRGLLQPGQPLSQAELAHEFGVSTIPVREALRRLEADGLVALRYNRGAFVTELSAREVRELYEIRIPLETLALRLAMPHFTGKQLEKLEGILLELDTVVEGSRWAELDRGFHVALYEPCQRSRLLDLIGKLRANTELYHSTLTAVAHQYPECQADHREVLRQCERRDAKGATRALEHHLWQAGERVAQAIEQRTL